One window of Elaeis guineensis isolate ETL-2024a chromosome 11, EG11, whole genome shotgun sequence genomic DNA carries:
- the LOC105053632 gene encoding probable aquaporin TIP1-1, with protein sequence MPISRIAIGTRDEATHPSALKAAFAEFISTLIFVFAGQGSGMAFSKLTGGGSTTPAGLVAASLAHAFGLFVAVSVGANISGGHVNPAVTFGAFIGGNITLLRGILYWIAQLLGSTAACLLLRFCTGGLATGTFGLTGVTVWEAFVLEIVMTFGLVYTVYATAVDPKRGSLGTIAPIAIGFIVGANILVGGAFDGASMNPAVSFGPALVSWSWDDHWVYWGGPLIGGGLAGLVYEFFFISHTHEQLPTTDY encoded by the exons atgccgaTTTCTCGGATAGCGATCGGGACTCGGGACGAGGCGACTCACCCGAGCGCCCTCAAGGCCGCATTCGCCGAGTTCATCTCGACCCTCATTTTCGTCTTCGCCGGCCAGGGCTCCGGCATGGCTTTCA GTAAGCTTACCGGTGGCGGTTCCACGACGCCGGCTGGCCTGGTAGCAGCGTCGCTGGCTCACGCCTTCGGACTGTTCGTGGCGGTGTCGGTGGGAGCCAACATCTCCGGCGGGCACGTCAACCCGGCGGTGACCTTCGGCGCCTTCATCGGCGGGAACATCACGTTGCTGAGAGGCATCCTCTACTGGATCGCTCAGCTCCTGGGCTCCACCGCTGCCTGCCTGCTGCTCCGCTTCTGCACCGGCGGCCTCGCCACCGGCACGTTCGGCCTCACCGGCGTCACCGTGTGGGAGGCTTTCGTCCTCGAGATCGTCATGACCTTCGGCCTCGTCTACACCGTGTACGCCACCGCGGTGGACCCCAAGAGGGGGAGCCTTGGGACGATTGCACCGATCGCGATCGGTTTCATCGTGGGGGCCAACATCCTCGTGGGCGGGGCCTTCGACGGGGCGTCGATGAACCCAGCGGTGTCGTTCGGACCGGCACTGGTGAGCTGGTCATGGGACGACCACTGGGTCTACTGGGGTGGCCCGCTCATCGGCGGTGGCCTCGCCGGGCTCGTCTATGAGTTCTTCTTCATCTCCCACACCCACGAGCAGCTCCCCACCACTGATTACTGA